In Gemmatimonadetes bacterium SCN 70-22, the following are encoded in one genomic region:
- a CDS encoding integrase — protein sequence MRATAAINALDHEADIATVLEWLGHANIATTRRYDRRKTRSVDSPTFKVRY from the coding sequence TTGCGCGCGACGGCCGCCATCAACGCGCTCGATCACGAGGCGGATATCGCCACGGTACTGGAGTGGCTGGGGCACGCGAACATCGCGACCACGCGCCGGTACGACCGGCGGAAGACACGCTCCGTGGACAGTCCGACGTTCAAGGTCCGCTACTAA
- a CDS encoding peptidase C69, which translates to MSAPRSLYVEGAPILSRDEAQALAKRVLSFATADATRVTIRSAARANSRFAVNQISTAGDNFDTVVTVLSTYGKRSATATTNKLDDAALRQVVANSEKLARLSPEDPEAMPELGPQEYAESAGWSDATALLDPVARAGAIRTITEPARGAGLVSTGYIESRGTALAIANNKGLFAYSRTTEAVLTTTVRTPDGQGSGWGGAAHWDWSKIDARALGATAIQKARASQNAVAIEPGRYTVILEPTAVGNLVQLLLGAMNARNADEGRSFFTKQGGGNKIGMKVMDERVTLVSDPLDPDIGTNTFAADGLPLKRTVWIENGVVKNLAYDRYWAQKQGKEANTGGGGGGFGGFGGGGAGLKMMGGDQSLEELIAGTERGILVTRFWYIRPVDPRTVLYTGLTRDGTFLVEKGKITKAVKNFRFNESPVFMLNNLEAMSRAIRVSASESGNTGQAIVVPAIRTREFAFTSLSDAV; encoded by the coding sequence ATGAGCGCGCCGCGTTCGTTGTACGTCGAGGGGGCGCCCATCCTGTCGCGCGACGAGGCGCAGGCGCTGGCCAAGCGGGTGCTGTCGTTCGCGACCGCCGACGCCACGCGCGTCACGATCCGGAGCGCGGCGCGCGCCAACTCGCGCTTTGCGGTGAACCAGATCTCGACCGCGGGCGACAACTTCGACACGGTCGTCACCGTGCTCAGCACGTACGGGAAGCGGAGCGCGACGGCGACGACCAACAAGCTGGATGATGCGGCGCTGCGGCAGGTGGTGGCCAACTCCGAGAAGCTGGCGCGCCTGTCGCCCGAGGACCCGGAGGCCATGCCGGAGCTCGGGCCCCAGGAATATGCGGAGTCCGCGGGGTGGAGCGACGCCACGGCGCTCCTCGACCCGGTGGCGCGGGCCGGTGCGATCCGGACGATCACCGAGCCGGCGCGCGGCGCGGGGTTGGTGTCGACGGGGTACATCGAGTCGCGCGGGACGGCGCTGGCGATCGCCAACAACAAGGGACTGTTCGCGTATTCGCGCACCACCGAGGCGGTGCTCACCACCACCGTCCGCACCCCAGACGGGCAGGGGTCGGGGTGGGGCGGAGCGGCGCACTGGGATTGGTCGAAGATCGACGCCAGGGCGCTGGGCGCGACGGCGATCCAGAAGGCGCGCGCGTCGCAGAACGCGGTGGCGATCGAGCCGGGGCGCTACACCGTGATCCTCGAGCCCACCGCGGTGGGGAACCTCGTGCAGCTGCTACTGGGGGCGATGAACGCCCGCAACGCCGACGAGGGGCGGTCCTTCTTCACGAAGCAGGGCGGGGGGAACAAGATCGGGATGAAGGTGATGGACGAGCGGGTCACGCTCGTTTCCGACCCGCTCGATCCCGATATCGGCACCAACACCTTTGCGGCTGACGGGCTCCCGCTCAAGCGCACGGTCTGGATCGAGAATGGCGTCGTGAAGAACCTGGCCTACGACCGCTACTGGGCGCAGAAGCAGGGGAAGGAGGCCAACACGGGGGGTGGTGGCGGCGGCTTCGGCGGCTTCGGTGGAGGCGGGGCCGGGCTCAAGATGATGGGCGGTGACCAGTCGCTCGAGGAGCTCATCGCCGGGACCGAGCGCGGGATCCTGGTTACGCGCTTCTGGTACATCCGGCCGGTGGACCCGCGCACGGTGCTGTACACCGGGCTCACGCGCGACGGGACCTTCCTGGTGGAGAAGGGGAAGATCACCAAGGCGGTGAAGAACTTCCGCTTCAACGAGTCGCCCGTGTTCATGCTGAACAACCTGGAGGCGATGTCGCGCGCGATCCGCGTGAGTGCGAGCGAGAGCGGGAACACGGGGCAAGCGATCGTCGTCCCCGCCATCCGCACGCGGGAGTTCGCGTTCACCAGCTTGAGCGACGCGGTGTAG